Proteins from a single region of Bacteroidota bacterium:
- a CDS encoding ECF-type sigma factor, producing MTRKNDEIDEHLCSVYTDLKKLAASKLSGERIDITLSATGLVHEVYQRMSNRSASNYQSPTHFIAICSIYMRRILVDYARKRQRAKRGGKLERVTISAAISTLKPDYETILDVHRALLILESSSPNLAKIVEYRFFAGLTYDEIAQVSDLSIITVKRRWALAKARLLKLLQDEESNYC from the coding sequence ATGACCCGCAAGAACGACGAAATCGATGAGCATCTTTGCTCTGTCTACACAGATCTAAAAAAACTCGCAGCTTCAAAGTTATCTGGCGAAAGAATAGACATTACCCTGAGTGCAACGGGTTTGGTACACGAAGTCTATCAGCGTATGAGTAACCGGAGTGCCTCTAATTACCAATCTCCAACGCATTTCATTGCCATCTGCAGCATATATATGCGGCGTATTCTTGTTGACTACGCCAGAAAACGACAGCGCGCAAAGCGGGGCGGCAAACTGGAACGCGTCACTATTTCAGCAGCCATTAGCACCCTCAAGCCAGATTACGAGACCATCCTGGACGTCCATCGGGCGCTGCTCATCCTGGAATCTTCAAGTCCCAACCTCGCCAAGATAGTTGAATACAGGTTCTTCGCTGGGCTTACCTATGATGAGATAGCGCAGGTGTCTGACCTTTCTATTATTACCGTAAAAAGGAGATGGGCGCTGGCCAAGGCACGCTTACTTAAACTATTGCAAGATGAAGAAAGCAACTACTGTTGA
- a CDS encoding DUF4345 domain-containing protein has translation MQTNSLIDANPVVSTTRSTAIFLFVAGVLLLAIGIGILFTPHAFHASNGIFLGADPNLLSELRAPGGLLLGSALIILAGAFRTKLRSQAVDLTILVYGTFGLARLVGFLLDGIPASGIVAATIIELVVASIGLLFFRQQS, from the coding sequence ATGCAAACTAATTCTCTTATAGACGCTAACCCCGTTGTTTCAACCACGCGTTCAACCGCCATTTTCCTTTTTGTAGCCGGCGTATTGTTACTGGCCATTGGCATTGGCATCCTCTTTACGCCCCATGCCTTTCACGCCAGCAATGGCATTTTTTTGGGTGCAGATCCAAACCTGCTATCTGAATTACGCGCACCGGGTGGCCTGCTATTGGGTAGCGCCCTAATCATTCTTGCCGGCGCTTTCCGCACTAAACTGCGCAGCCAGGCTGTAGACTTAACAATCCTCGTATACGGCACCTTCGGATTGGCTCGCCTTGTGGGCTTTTTACTGGATGGCATTCCCGCCAGCGGAATTGTTGCTGCAACCATCATTGAACTTGTGGTTGCAAGCATTGGTCTGCTTTTTTTCCGGCAACAGTCCTGA
- a CDS encoding RNA polymerase sigma factor, which yields MTPNALITHLRPHYEDVVRYCRLLCAPYPASAAEDVLQDVLTTAYEKAATLQDVNRFRPWLFRIVKRAFLMERRRRVVRRALPLSDVDPVRESLYDDYEHFDWKGPLLAALAQLDIKQRETLLLHEVAGFKLREIAAIQKDRSLSATKMRLARGRKRMRELLAEHPPIKSASASADLIEETLRIINQNPGGDLVWRTIRCATRSWIHRVWGDTAWKWSHHLQSRPHQRRL from the coding sequence TTGACACCCAACGCGTTAATAACACACCTGCGGCCGCACTATGAAGATGTGGTGCGCTATTGCCGGCTGCTCTGCGCGCCCTACCCCGCTTCGGCTGCAGAGGATGTGTTGCAGGATGTACTCACAACTGCTTACGAAAAAGCAGCTACCCTGCAGGATGTCAACCGCTTTCGCCCCTGGCTCTTCCGCATCGTCAAACGCGCATTCCTGATGGAGCGCCGGCGCCGGGTTGTACGCCGCGCGCTGCCGTTGAGCGATGTAGACCCGGTTCGTGAAAGCCTGTACGACGACTACGAGCACTTCGACTGGAAAGGGCCACTCCTGGCAGCATTGGCCCAACTGGATATCAAGCAACGGGAGACCTTGCTACTGCACGAAGTTGCAGGCTTCAAACTGCGAGAAATTGCAGCCATCCAAAAAGACCGCAGCCTGTCTGCTACCAAAATGCGCCTGGCACGCGGACGCAAACGCATGCGTGAGCTGCTTGCCGAACATCCACCCATCAAATCGGCATCGGCATCTGCCGACCTGATCGAAGAAACACTCCGCATCATTAACCAAAACCCGGGAGGTGATCTAGTATGGCGCACGATCAGATGCGCCACCAGATCTTGGATTCACCGCGTTTGGGGTGACACCGCTTGGAAATGGTCGCACCATTTACAATCTCGTCCCCATCAGCGCCGCCTTTAG
- a CDS encoding TonB-dependent receptor: MNHRFALYCLAAALFWLQPVPVFSQVTVVISGNVIDETGAPLTGATVFLEGTTIGSTTDLEGYYTITGVTPGTYNLIASFVGFESQTKFNIQVKSVGNQLYNFTLSETAIELEGVEVRPDPNVITRAREAPLSTQTLTAVEIATYPGGNNDVVQVAQTLPGISPSTGGFRNDLIIRGGAPNESVYYLDGVEIPNINHFSTQGSGGGPVGMLNVAFIDEVTLATSAFGAQYDNALSGVLQFDQRAGNRRSFSSNFRLSASDVALTLDGPLFKGSNVASNTSFMASVRRSYLRFLFELIGLPIRPDYWDYQYKITHKIDDYNTINLIGLGSIDDFAVASSDDLEASEQASLDQAPFIEQQTNTIGISWKRRLRDAPGFMQTTLSNNLLINDFSRFEDNATQTGLFFNNDAREIETKLRYSLTYFAGDWKLLGGFNTQLSRYENTTTDLNQGFSYETEIDFVKYGVHANATRSFLNNRLDISMGLRMDGDSYTEGNSLLDTFSPRLSTSYAFTADWKLNMTLGRYFKLPPYTILGFRAADQLVNKDVKYTQSDHFVLGLEYFFSPASSVSLEGFLKVYDNYPVSVQDSVSLANLGADFEVLGNEAVETVGRGRSYGAELLFQQKLTNNFYGILSYTFYHSEFTGFDRSTYISSSWDSRHLISFTGGYKLPNNWELSARYRFAGQTPFVPTDLEATRNVYPEIVPDYSRLGEEKLGAFSQLDVRIDRRWNFPRLSLDVFLEFQNALAQAAPQAPEYVLRRTETGAFVTPRQLDLLADDEGAFIPVIGIIVDF, from the coding sequence TTGAACCACCGTTTTGCGCTGTATTGCTTGGCCGCTGCATTGTTTTGGTTGCAGCCGGTCCCCGTTTTCTCCCAGGTAACTGTTGTCATTTCCGGCAACGTCATAGACGAAACCGGCGCCCCGCTAACGGGGGCTACAGTTTTCCTGGAAGGCACCACGATTGGTTCAACAACCGATTTGGAGGGATACTATACAATTACGGGTGTCACCCCGGGCACCTACAACCTGATAGCAAGCTTCGTGGGTTTTGAATCGCAAACGAAGTTCAACATACAGGTGAAGTCTGTAGGGAATCAGCTGTACAACTTCACCCTTTCAGAAACAGCTATTGAACTGGAAGGCGTCGAAGTGCGTCCTGATCCCAACGTCATCACCCGTGCCCGCGAAGCTCCCCTTTCTACACAGACGCTTACGGCGGTCGAAATTGCCACCTATCCGGGTGGTAATAACGATGTGGTTCAGGTAGCGCAGACCCTGCCCGGCATCTCCCCTTCCACTGGTGGCTTTCGCAATGACCTCATCATCCGCGGAGGCGCGCCCAACGAGTCGGTCTACTATCTGGATGGCGTCGAAATACCAAACATCAACCATTTTAGCACACAGGGCAGCGGCGGTGGTCCGGTGGGCATGCTCAATGTAGCCTTTATCGACGAAGTCACACTTGCCACGTCGGCCTTTGGTGCACAGTACGACAACGCGCTTTCAGGGGTTTTACAGTTTGACCAGCGCGCAGGCAACCGGCGCAGTTTCAGCAGTAACTTTCGACTAAGCGCAAGCGACGTAGCGCTCACCCTCGATGGCCCCTTATTCAAAGGATCCAATGTTGCAAGCAACACAAGCTTTATGGCCTCCGTGCGCCGCAGTTACCTGCGGTTTTTATTCGAACTGATCGGCCTGCCCATACGGCCGGATTACTGGGACTATCAGTACAAGATCACACATAAAATTGATGACTATAACACCATTAATCTCATCGGACTGGGATCGATTGATGACTTTGCTGTAGCATCAAGCGACGACCTGGAAGCTTCTGAGCAGGCCTCGCTCGATCAGGCGCCGTTTATCGAACAGCAAACGAATACCATTGGAATTTCCTGGAAGCGCCGGCTGCGCGATGCACCCGGGTTCATGCAAACCACGCTGAGCAACAACTTGCTCATCAACGATTTCTCGAGATTTGAAGATAACGCCACACAAACTGGCCTATTTTTCAACAATGATGCGCGCGAAATCGAAACGAAGCTACGATACAGCCTCACTTACTTTGCCGGCGACTGGAAGTTGTTGGGCGGCTTCAACACGCAATTGAGCCGCTACGAAAACACCACAACCGACCTCAATCAGGGTTTTTCCTATGAAACCGAAATCGACTTTGTAAAATACGGCGTCCACGCTAATGCGACGCGGTCTTTCCTGAACAACAGGCTTGACATCTCGATGGGCTTGCGTATGGATGGCGACAGCTATACCGAAGGCAACAGCCTGCTCGACACGTTCTCCCCACGCCTGAGTACGTCGTATGCATTCACTGCGGACTGGAAGCTCAACATGACACTGGGACGGTATTTCAAATTGCCCCCCTATACCATCCTTGGCTTTCGCGCTGCTGATCAGCTTGTCAACAAAGACGTCAAATACACACAGAGCGATCACTTTGTATTGGGACTGGAGTACTTCTTCAGTCCTGCGTCCAGCGTAAGCCTCGAAGGCTTCCTGAAGGTTTACGACAACTACCCGGTTTCCGTGCAGGACAGTGTTTCACTTGCCAACCTTGGGGCTGATTTTGAGGTATTGGGCAACGAGGCCGTCGAAACCGTAGGGCGTGGCCGCAGCTATGGCGCTGAATTGCTTTTCCAGCAGAAACTGACCAACAATTTCTATGGCATTTTGTCGTATACATTTTACCATAGCGAGTTCACTGGATTTGATCGGTCCACGTACATCAGTTCGTCGTGGGACAGCAGGCACCTGATTTCCTTTACCGGGGGATACAAACTGCCCAACAACTGGGAGCTAAGCGCCCGCTACCGCTTTGCCGGCCAGACGCCATTTGTGCCCACAGACCTCGAAGCAACCCGCAACGTCTACCCGGAAATTGTACCAGACTACAGCCGGCTCGGTGAAGAAAAACTCGGTGCATTCAGTCAGCTGGATGTGCGCATTGACAGACGCTGGAATTTCCCACGGCTCTCGCTTGATGTATTTCTGGAATTCCAAAACGCCCTCGCACAGGCCGCCCCCCAGGCGCCGGAATACGTACTACGGCGCACTGAAACGGGCGCGTTTGTGACACCACGGCAGCTGGACCTCCTCGCAGACGATGAGGGCGCATTCATTCCAGTCATCGGGATTATTGTGGACTTCTAG